The following proteins are encoded in a genomic region of Streptococcus constellatus subsp. constellatus:
- the sufD gene encoding Fe-S cluster assembly protein SufD produces MTKETIKHFSQMHAEPEWLVNLRQAAFDKIEELKLPIIERVKFHRWNLGDGTLSESESLANVPDFTELDNHLKLVQIGTQTVLEQLPADLAEQGVIFTDFYSALEEIPEIIEKHFMSAVKYDEDKLAAYHTAYFNSGAVLYIPDNVEINQPIEGIFYQDSESDVPFNKHILIIAGKHSKVTYLERLETYGSSSVSATANITVEVIAQTGAQIKFSAIDRLGENVTAYISRRGKLDDDSMIDWAIGVMNEGNVIADFDSDLFGRGSHADMKVVALSRGKQIQGIDSRVTNYGCNSIGNILQHGVILEKGTLTFNGIGHIIKGAKGADAQQESRVLMLSDKARSDANPILLIDENDVTAGHAASIGQVDPEDMYYLMSRGLDQATAERLVVRGFLGSVIVEVPVKEVRVEMIETIDEILAKNKR; encoded by the coding sequence ATGACAAAAGAAACCATTAAACATTTTTCACAAATGCATGCGGAGCCTGAGTGGTTGGTGAATCTTCGTCAAGCTGCTTTTGATAAAATAGAAGAGTTGAAGTTACCGATTATTGAGCGCGTGAAATTTCACCGCTGGAACTTGGGAGACGGCACGCTTTCAGAAAGTGAATCTCTTGCAAATGTACCTGATTTTACAGAACTGGATAATCATTTGAAATTAGTTCAGATTGGAACGCAGACTGTTTTAGAGCAATTGCCGGCTGACTTGGCGGAGCAGGGTGTCATCTTCACAGACTTTTATTCTGCTCTTGAGGAAATTCCAGAAATCATTGAGAAACATTTTATGTCTGCTGTTAAATATGACGAAGATAAGCTAGCAGCTTACCATACAGCTTATTTCAATAGTGGAGCGGTGCTATATATTCCGGATAATGTTGAAATCAATCAGCCCATTGAAGGCATTTTTTACCAAGATAGTGAAAGTGATGTGCCATTTAACAAGCATATTCTGATTATCGCAGGAAAACATTCTAAAGTGACTTATTTAGAACGGTTGGAAACTTATGGTTCTAGCAGTGTTTCTGCGACAGCAAATATCACGGTGGAAGTCATTGCCCAAACAGGAGCGCAGATTAAGTTTTCAGCTATTGATCGACTAGGAGAAAATGTGACCGCTTATATTAGTCGTCGGGGCAAGTTGGACGATGATTCTATGATTGATTGGGCGATTGGAGTCATGAATGAAGGGAATGTGATTGCTGATTTTGACAGTGATTTGTTTGGGCGCGGAAGTCATGCAGATATGAAAGTGGTGGCTCTCTCTCGTGGTAAGCAGATTCAGGGGATTGACAGTCGCGTCACCAATTACGGCTGCAATTCGATCGGCAATATCCTCCAACATGGAGTGATTTTGGAAAAGGGAACGTTGACTTTTAACGGAATTGGTCACATTATCAAGGGAGCCAAGGGAGCAGATGCGCAACAGGAAAGTCGAGTGCTCATGTTGTCTGACAAAGCACGTTCAGATGCTAATCCTATTCTTTTGATTGATGAAAATGATGTGACAGCAGGGCATGCGGCGTCTATCGGTCAGGTAGATCCAGAAGATATGTACTATCTTATGAGTCGAGGGCTAGATCAGGCAACGGCAGAACGGTTAGTCGTGCGTGGTTTCTTAGGTTCTGTTATCGTTGAAGTTCCGGTCAAAGAAGTCCGTGTTGAGATGATTGAAACTATTGATGAAATTTTAGCTAAAAATAAAAGATAG
- a CDS encoding cysteine desulfurase, producing MSKLDVEVLWKDFPILDQIVNDEPLVYLDNAATTQKPRQVLGAITDYYEKDNANVHRGVHTLAEQATAAYEAARERVRSFIHAASTKEVLFTRGATTGLNWVAHYAESVLQPGDEVLISVMEHHSNIIPWQEACQKTGARLVYAYLKDGMLDLADFQSKLTEKTRFVALAHVSNVLGVVNPIKEIAGLVHQIDALLVVDGAQSVPHMEIDVQDLDVDFFAFSGHKMLGPTGIGVLYGKEKLLNQMPPVEFGGEMIDFVYEQKATWKELPWKFEAGTPNIAGAIGLAAAIDYLDKIGMETVHQYEQELLAYVFPKLQAVEGLTIYGSEDLAQRSGVISFNLAGLHPHDVATALDYEGVAVRAGHHCAQPLLSYLGVVATVRASFYMYNTKADCDKLVEALQKTKEFFDGTF from the coding sequence ATGTCTAAACTTGATGTTGAAGTCCTTTGGAAAGATTTTCCGATTTTGGATCAGATCGTCAATGATGAGCCACTGGTTTATTTGGATAATGCAGCAACGACTCAAAAGCCAAGGCAGGTTTTAGGAGCAATTACGGATTATTACGAAAAAGATAATGCCAACGTTCATCGTGGTGTTCATACGCTGGCTGAACAGGCAACGGCAGCTTATGAAGCTGCGCGGGAACGAGTACGCTCTTTTATCCATGCTGCTTCAACGAAAGAAGTTCTCTTTACGAGAGGTGCGACGACTGGGCTCAATTGGGTGGCGCACTATGCTGAAAGTGTGTTGCAGCCAGGAGATGAAGTGCTGATTTCTGTTATGGAACACCATTCTAACATCATTCCTTGGCAAGAAGCCTGTCAGAAAACAGGTGCCAGATTGGTTTATGCTTATTTGAAAGACGGTATGTTAGACCTTGCTGACTTTCAGTCAAAATTGACTGAAAAGACGCGGTTTGTTGCCTTGGCTCACGTTTCTAATGTATTAGGTGTGGTGAATCCTATAAAAGAAATAGCAGGGCTAGTGCATCAGATAGATGCTCTTTTGGTAGTGGACGGAGCCCAATCTGTACCTCACATGGAGATTGATGTTCAAGACTTGGATGTTGATTTCTTTGCTTTTTCAGGTCACAAGATGCTAGGTCCGACGGGTATCGGTGTGCTTTATGGAAAAGAGAAACTCTTGAATCAAATGCCTCCGGTAGAATTTGGCGGGGAAATGATTGATTTTGTTTATGAGCAGAAAGCAACATGGAAAGAGCTCCCTTGGAAGTTTGAGGCGGGCACACCCAATATAGCTGGAGCTATTGGTTTAGCTGCCGCTATTGATTATCTGGATAAGATCGGAATGGAAACTGTTCATCAATATGAGCAAGAATTACTGGCTTATGTCTTTCCCAAATTACAAGCTGTTGAGGGTCTCACCATTTATGGTTCGGAGGATTTGGCTCAGCGGTCAGGTGTTATTTCTTTTAATCTAGCTGGTCTTCACCCCCATGATGTAGCAACAGCTCTGGATTATGAAGGCGTGGCTGTACGAGCCGGACATCACTGCGCTCAACCCTTGTTGAGTTACCTAGGAGTGGTAGCGACTGTTCGAGCTAGCTTTTATATGTATAATACCAAAGCAGACTGTGATAAGCTCGTTGAAGCTTTGCAGAAAACAAAGGAGTTTTTCGATGGCACTTTCTAA
- the sufU gene encoding Fe-S cluster assembly sulfur transfer protein SufU, with translation MALSKLNSLYKAVVTDHSAHPHHQGRLEGVEQVNLNNPTCGDVISLSVQFDEQGVIEDIAFVNSGCSISTASASMMTDVVLGKTKYEALKLAEIFSQMVQGKEDKQQAELGDAAFLAGVAKFPQRIKCSTLGWNALKKAIEEAEKSEKD, from the coding sequence ATGGCACTTTCTAAACTAAATAGCCTTTATAAGGCAGTTGTGACGGATCATTCAGCTCACCCTCATCATCAAGGTCGTTTGGAAGGAGTGGAGCAAGTGAATCTCAATAATCCTACCTGCGGAGATGTCATCAGTCTGTCGGTTCAGTTTGATGAGCAGGGAGTGATTGAGGATATTGCATTTGTGAATTCTGGTTGCAGTATTTCTACAGCATCAGCTAGTATGATGACTGATGTAGTCCTAGGGAAGACGAAGTATGAAGCACTAAAGTTGGCAGAGATTTTCTCTCAAATGGTTCAAGGGAAAGAAGATAAGCAGCAAGCGGAATTGGGAGATGCAGCTTTTTTGGCTGGTGTTGCTAAATTTCCTCAGCGTATTAAATGCTCAACCTTAGGCTGGAATGCTCTTAAAAAGGCAATTGAAGAAGCTGAAAAGTCTGAAAAAGATTAA
- the pbp3 gene encoding D-alanyl-D-alanine carboxypeptidase PBP3 — translation MKKFIITLVTTLLLILTPTVWADNFDVGAKHAIAVDATTGKILYEKDADQPVEVASITKLLTAYLVYEAIHQGKFTLQTPVDISDYPYQLTVNPDASNVPLEARRYTIEELLETSLIASANSPAIALAEKVAGSEKKFVDLMKAKLQQWGIKNATIVNASGLKNSVLGEEHIYPGSNKDDENKLSAYDIAIVARRLILDYPEVLEITKKATSNFAGMTLTSSNHMLKDMPAFRAGVDGLKTSSSDKGGTSFVGTIQQRGMRLITVLLNVDHADKDENARFTATSRFMSYIYQQFTVQTLVKKGEAYDKSSARIINGQKDEVTAVASKKLTIVRRYNHKKPTVHFTTDKKGYPTPLKKGVVVGKLTYTDNDLIGKGYLDKKPPTISMLSAERIERPFFLKSWWNEFVQYVNEKL, via the coding sequence ATGAAAAAATTTATTATTACTCTTGTAACAACTCTCTTACTTATCTTAACTCCTACTGTCTGGGCCGATAATTTTGACGTAGGCGCCAAGCACGCTATTGCGGTTGATGCCACAACTGGAAAAATCTTGTATGAAAAAGATGCTGATCAGCCAGTTGAAGTTGCTTCTATTACTAAATTGCTAACAGCTTATTTGGTCTATGAAGCCATTCATCAAGGAAAGTTCACTCTACAAACCCCAGTGGATATTTCTGACTATCCTTATCAACTAACCGTTAATCCAGATGCCAGTAACGTTCCGTTGGAAGCAAGACGGTACACTATCGAAGAACTATTAGAAACTTCCTTAATAGCCAGTGCCAATAGCCCAGCGATTGCTTTGGCTGAGAAGGTCGCAGGTAGTGAGAAAAAATTTGTGGATTTAATGAAAGCTAAATTACAACAATGGGGAATCAAAAATGCCACTATTGTCAATGCTTCTGGACTTAAAAATTCTGTTTTAGGAGAAGAACATATTTATCCTGGTTCAAACAAAGATGATGAAAATAAATTGAGTGCTTATGATATTGCAATTGTTGCTCGTCGTTTAATTCTTGATTACCCAGAAGTTTTAGAAATTACCAAAAAAGCTACATCTAACTTTGCAGGTATGACGCTTACATCATCCAATCATATGCTTAAAGATATGCCGGCTTTTCGAGCTGGAGTGGATGGTCTAAAAACTAGTTCTTCTGATAAAGGAGGAACTTCCTTTGTCGGAACAATCCAGCAGAGAGGCATGCGTTTGATTACAGTCCTTCTCAATGTCGATCATGCAGATAAAGATGAAAACGCCCGTTTCACAGCTACTTCTAGGTTTATGTCTTATATTTATCAGCAATTTACTGTCCAAACTCTTGTAAAAAAAGGTGAAGCCTATGATAAAAGTTCTGCTCGCATTATCAACGGTCAAAAAGATGAAGTCACTGCCGTTGCAAGTAAGAAACTCACTATTGTGCGGAGATACAATCATAAAAAACCTACTGTCCACTTTACAACCGATAAAAAAGGTTATCCTACGCCTTTAAAAAAGGGTGTCGTTGTTGGAAAATTGACCTATACAGACAATGATTTGATTGGAAAAGGCTATCTTGACAAGAAACCACCGACTATTTCCATGCTTTCAGCAGAAAGAATAGAACGCCCCTTCTTCCTCAAATCTTGGTGGAATGAATTTGTCCAATATGTCAATGAAAAATTATAA
- a CDS encoding DEAD/DEAH box helicase, whose product MKFTEFKFKDYIQEALIDLNFVEATEVQEKLIPIVLAGRDLVGESKTGSGKTHTFLLPIFQKMNEDADNVQAVITAPSRELATQIYQAARQIATFSDKEIRVAHYVGGTDKNRQIGKLAFSQPHIVIGTPGRIYDLVKSGDLAIHKANTFVVDEADMTLDMGFLETVDKIASSLPKELQFLVFSATIPQKLQPFLKKYLSNPVIEQIKTKTVISDTIENWLISTKGQDKNAQIYRITQLLQPYLAMIFVNTKTRADELHSYLTAQGLKVAKIHGDVPPRERKRIMNQVKNLEFEYIVATDLAARGIDIEGVSHVINDAIPQDLSFFIHRVGRTGRNGLPGTAITLYQPSDDSDIRELEKLGIQFIPKMIKADEFQDTYDRDRRSNREKRQEKLDTEMIGLVKKKKKKIKPGYKKKIQWAVNEKRRKTRCAENRARGRAERKAKRQSF is encoded by the coding sequence ATGAAATTTACAGAATTTAAGTTTAAAGATTATATTCAAGAGGCATTAATAGATTTGAACTTTGTCGAGGCGACAGAAGTACAGGAAAAATTGATTCCAATCGTACTTGCGGGTCGAGATCTAGTTGGAGAGTCCAAAACAGGTTCAGGGAAAACCCACACTTTTTTATTACCGATTTTTCAAAAGATGAATGAGGATGCAGATAATGTTCAGGCTGTCATTACAGCTCCCAGTCGTGAATTAGCCACGCAGATTTATCAAGCTGCACGCCAAATTGCTACTTTCTCTGATAAGGAAATTCGAGTGGCTCATTATGTTGGTGGGACTGATAAAAATCGTCAGATTGGGAAATTGGCTTTCAGTCAGCCGCATATCGTTATTGGAACACCGGGACGTATCTATGATTTGGTGAAATCAGGTGATTTGGCTATTCATAAGGCGAATACCTTTGTAGTAGATGAAGCAGATATGACCTTGGATATGGGCTTTTTAGAAACAGTGGATAAGATTGCGTCCAGTTTGCCAAAAGAATTGCAATTTTTAGTCTTTTCAGCAACGATTCCACAAAAATTACAGCCATTTTTAAAAAAATATCTATCAAACCCTGTCATAGAGCAGATCAAAACCAAAACAGTCATCTCTGATACGATTGAAAACTGGCTGATTTCGACTAAAGGTCAGGATAAAAATGCGCAAATTTACCGAATCACTCAGCTTTTGCAGCCTTATCTAGCCATGATTTTTGTTAATACTAAAACACGAGCTGATGAGCTGCACAGTTATTTGACAGCGCAAGGACTTAAGGTCGCTAAAATTCACGGAGACGTTCCTCCGCGAGAGCGCAAACGGATTATGAATCAAGTGAAAAATCTGGAATTTGAATATATTGTGGCGACCGATCTAGCAGCAAGAGGGATTGATATTGAAGGGGTCAGTCATGTTATCAATGATGCAATTCCGCAAGATTTGTCTTTCTTTATCCACCGAGTTGGTCGGACAGGACGAAATGGGCTGCCAGGCACTGCCATTACCCTATATCAGCCAAGTGATGATTCAGATATTCGCGAGTTAGAGAAATTGGGAATTCAGTTCATTCCTAAGATGATAAAAGCTGATGAGTTTCAGGATACTTATGATCGAGATCGTCGTTCTAATCGTGAAAAACGCCAAGAAAAATTGGATACAGAGATGATTGGTTTGGTTAAAAAGAAGAAGAAAAAAATCAAACCGGGCTATAAAAAGAAAATTCAATGGGCTGTCAATGAAAAACGCCGAAAAACCAGGTGTGCTGAAAATCGAGCACGCGGTCGTGCAGAAAGAAAAGCGAAACGTCAGAGCTTTTAG
- a CDS encoding amino acid ABC transporter permease, with the protein MVTTVILASNWYQELIQKIPDEQLFSWRSVFDGLPRIIEKLPTTLLLTFGGAFFGLILALIFAIVKINRVKILYPLQAFFVSFLRGTPVLVQLMLTYYGIPLLLKAINLRFGTGLNINAIPAYLFAIVAFAFNEAAYASETIRAAILSVDYGEIEAARSLGMTNRQVYRRIIIPNAAVVATPTLINSLIGLTKGTSLAFSAGVVEIFAQAQILGGADYRYFERFISVAFVYWGVNIVIELFGRFIEKKMVIEVPDNLNPQIRTKGDVR; encoded by the coding sequence ATGGTTACAACAGTGATTTTAGCGTCTAATTGGTATCAAGAATTGATTCAGAAAATTCCAGACGAGCAGCTTTTTAGCTGGCGATCTGTGTTTGACGGACTGCCAAGAATTATCGAAAAATTACCGACAACTTTGCTATTGACTTTTGGAGGAGCTTTTTTTGGCTTGATTTTGGCTCTCATTTTTGCGATTGTCAAAATCAATCGTGTGAAGATTTTGTATCCTCTTCAAGCCTTTTTCGTTAGCTTTCTGCGCGGGACGCCTGTGCTTGTTCAGCTCATGTTAACGTATTATGGGATTCCTTTGCTTCTGAAAGCAATCAACTTGCGATTCGGTACGGGTCTAAATATAAATGCTATTCCAGCTTATCTATTTGCAATTGTAGCTTTTGCCTTTAATGAAGCAGCTTATGCCAGCGAAACTATTCGAGCAGCGATTTTATCAGTGGATTATGGAGAGATCGAAGCGGCTCGTAGTTTGGGCATGACAAATAGGCAAGTTTATCGTCGTATCATTATCCCAAATGCAGCAGTCGTTGCTACACCGACACTAATTAATTCTCTGATTGGTCTGACCAAAGGTACTTCTCTGGCTTTCAGTGCTGGAGTTGTGGAAATTTTTGCTCAAGCGCAGATTTTGGGCGGTGCAGATTACCGCTACTTCGAGCGCTTTATCTCGGTAGCTTTTGTCTATTGGGGCGTGAATATTGTGATTGAACTATTTGGGCGGTTTATCGAAAAGAAAATGGTTATTGAAGTGCCTGATAATCTCAATCCACAAATACGAACGAAAGGAGATGTTCGTTAA
- a CDS encoding amino acid ABC transporter ATP-binding protein produces MIRISNLSKSFSGQMVLNNLSLEIQKGEVVALIGSSGAGKSTFLRSLNYLEQPDSGTITIDDFTVDFSKISKEEILTLRRKLAMVFQQFNLFNRRTALDNVKEGLLVVKKFSDREATNLAKEELAKVSLSDRENHYPHHLSGGQKQRVALARALAMKPDVLLLDEPTSALDPELVGEVEKSIADAAKAGQTMILVSHDMSFVSQVADKVLFLDKGHIIEMGTPEEIMNHPKEERTKEFFASYKRTYI; encoded by the coding sequence ATGATTCGTATTTCAAATCTCAGCAAATCCTTTTCTGGACAAATGGTTTTAAATAATCTTAGCTTAGAGATTCAAAAAGGTGAAGTAGTTGCTTTGATTGGCTCATCTGGTGCAGGGAAATCTACTTTCTTACGCAGTTTGAATTATTTAGAGCAACCAGATAGCGGAACGATTACAATTGATGATTTTACAGTTGATTTTTCCAAGATTAGCAAAGAAGAAATTCTAACTTTGCGGCGAAAGTTGGCGATGGTATTTCAACAGTTTAACCTTTTTAATCGTCGGACAGCTTTGGATAATGTCAAAGAAGGTTTGTTGGTTGTAAAAAAATTCTCAGACCGAGAAGCAACGAATCTTGCCAAAGAAGAACTGGCAAAAGTTAGTCTGTCGGATCGTGAAAATCACTATCCACATCATCTGTCAGGTGGACAAAAACAACGGGTCGCTTTGGCACGAGCTTTAGCGATGAAACCAGATGTGTTACTATTGGATGAGCCAACATCTGCCCTGGATCCTGAACTAGTAGGAGAAGTTGAAAAATCTATTGCAGATGCAGCCAAGGCTGGTCAGACCATGATTCTAGTTAGTCATGATATGTCCTTTGTCTCTCAAGTGGCAGACAAGGTACTCTTTTTGGATAAAGGACACATCATTGAAATGGGAACTCCCGAAGAAATAATGAACCATCCTAAAGAAGAACGCACAAAAGAATTTTTTGCCAGTTACAAACGGACATATATTTGA
- a CDS encoding DUF4059 family protein yields MLFRVFILYLESLLITALLVGSFLGLWIGLRAVRRVDKTVRDRRAHLYDMLLIAVMTIPILSFAMMGILLVLKA; encoded by the coding sequence ATGTTATTTCGAGTTTTTATACTTTATTTAGAGAGTTTACTGATTACAGCGCTACTGGTAGGGAGTTTTTTAGGATTATGGATTGGTCTTCGCGCTGTCCGGCGTGTTGATAAAACGGTCAGAGATCGACGAGCTCATCTGTATGACATGTTGCTAATCGCAGTGATGACAATTCCGATTTTATCTTTTGCTATGATGGGGATTTTACTTGTCTTAAAAGCATAA
- the trxB gene encoding thioredoxin-disulfide reductase: protein MYDTIIIGSGPAGMTAALYAARSNLKVALLERGIPGGQMNNTSDIENYPGYANISGPKLAEKMFEPLEKLGVEHLFGYVKKIEDHGNVKKVFTEDEVFETKTVIIASGAFHRHLGVLGEEELNSRGVSYCAVCDGAFFRDEDLLVVGGGDSAVEEAVFLTRFAKTVTIIHRRDELRAQKVLQDRAFANEKIRFIWGSVVKEIKGDKRVSSVIVENVKTGEISEHEFGGVFIYVGLEPVSEFVKDLGITNEAGWIVTDNHMKTAISGIYAIGDVREKNLRQVTTAVGDGAIAGQEVYKYITENF from the coding sequence ATGTACGATACAATTATTATTGGATCAGGACCAGCGGGAATGACAGCAGCTTTATATGCTGCTAGAAGTAACCTCAAAGTTGCTCTTTTGGAGAGAGGCATTCCAGGCGGGCAAATGAATAATACCTCAGATATTGAAAATTATCCTGGATATGCTAATATTAGTGGTCCAAAACTAGCAGAAAAAATGTTTGAACCGCTCGAAAAATTGGGAGTAGAGCATTTGTTTGGCTATGTTAAAAAGATTGAAGATCATGGAAATGTGAAAAAAGTATTCACAGAAGATGAAGTTTTTGAAACAAAGACTGTTATCATTGCTTCGGGAGCTTTCCACCGCCATCTTGGCGTATTAGGAGAAGAAGAGCTCAACAGTCGTGGTGTTTCCTACTGTGCAGTTTGTGATGGTGCCTTTTTCCGTGATGAAGATTTGTTGGTAGTCGGTGGAGGCGACTCTGCAGTGGAAGAAGCTGTATTTTTGACTCGTTTTGCAAAAACGGTGACGATTATTCATCGGCGCGATGAACTCCGTGCACAAAAAGTGCTTCAAGATCGTGCATTTGCCAATGAAAAAATCCGCTTTATTTGGGGTTCAGTTGTGAAGGAAATCAAAGGAGACAAGCGTGTTAGCAGCGTTATAGTAGAAAATGTCAAAACAGGTGAAATATCTGAACATGAATTTGGCGGTGTCTTCATCTATGTTGGATTAGAGCCAGTCAGTGAGTTTGTCAAAGATTTAGGCATTACCAATGAAGCTGGCTGGATTGTGACTGACAATCATATGAAAACGGCTATTTCTGGCATCTATGCCATTGGTGATGTTCGAGAAAAGAACCTTCGTCAAGTAACGACAGCTGTTGGTGACGGAGCAATCGCAGGACAAGAAGTTTATAAATATATTACAGAGAATTTTTAA
- a CDS encoding amino acid permease — MSDKHSEKNQNKMERGLQNRHVQIIAIAGTIGTGLFLGAGRSISLTGPSVILIYMLTGVFMYLMMRAIGEMLYYDPDQHTFINFITKYLGNGWGYFSGWSYWISLIFIGMAEITAVAQYVQFWFPTWPAWLIQIVFLAILSMVNLIAVRVFGEVEFWFAMVKIVAIIALIVTAIFMVLTGFKTPNGVASLSNISQNFQLFPNGFMSFVMGFQMVFFAYQAIEFIGITTSETANPRQVLPKAIKEIPLRIVLFYGGSLLAIMAIIPWRDLATTDSPFVIVFKLAGLKWAAALINFVVLTSAASALNSTLYSTGRHLYQIAHDSPNRFLNGIGAGKLSRQNVPKNAILTSAVVIALAAFIKVLPGVSDSFVLITASSSGVYIAIYALTMIAHLKYRKSKEFMADGYLMPAYKFLNPLTLLFFAFVFVTLFLQKSTVVGAIGSAIWIVGFGMYSQWKFKSK, encoded by the coding sequence ATGAGTGATAAACATTCTGAAAAAAATCAAAACAAGATGGAACGTGGTTTGCAAAATCGCCATGTGCAAATTATAGCTATCGCTGGGACTATTGGGACGGGTCTCTTTTTGGGAGCTGGACGTTCGATTAGTCTGACAGGACCGTCTGTTATCCTCATTTATATGTTGACAGGTGTCTTTATGTATTTGATGATGAGGGCGATTGGAGAAATGCTGTACTATGATCCAGACCAGCATACATTTATCAATTTCATCACAAAATATCTTGGTAATGGTTGGGGTTATTTTTCTGGCTGGTCGTATTGGATCTCCCTCATTTTTATTGGTATGGCAGAAATCACGGCAGTTGCGCAATATGTCCAATTTTGGTTCCCAACTTGGCCTGCTTGGTTGATTCAAATTGTCTTCCTTGCTATTTTGAGCATGGTCAATCTGATTGCGGTACGAGTCTTTGGCGAGGTTGAATTTTGGTTTGCCATGGTTAAGATTGTAGCGATTATTGCTTTGATTGTGACAGCTATTTTTATGGTGTTGACAGGCTTTAAAACCCCAAATGGTGTAGCCAGTTTAAGTAATATCAGTCAAAATTTCCAACTTTTCCCCAATGGCTTTATGAGTTTTGTCATGGGCTTTCAAATGGTTTTCTTTGCTTATCAGGCGATTGAATTTATTGGAATTACGACTTCAGAAACAGCCAATCCTCGTCAAGTATTGCCTAAAGCAATAAAGGAAATTCCTTTACGAATTGTCTTGTTCTATGGTGGCTCACTTTTGGCAATTATGGCGATCATCCCGTGGAGAGATTTAGCAACAACAGACTCTCCTTTTGTTATCGTATTTAAGTTAGCAGGGCTTAAATGGGCGGCAGCTTTAATTAATTTTGTGGTACTGACCTCAGCCGCTTCGGCCTTGAACTCTACTTTGTATTCAACAGGACGTCATTTGTATCAAATTGCTCATGACTCGCCAAACCGCTTTCTGAATGGAATTGGTGCTGGCAAATTATCCAGACAGAACGTTCCGAAAAATGCTATTTTGACATCGGCGGTAGTGATTGCATTGGCTGCTTTTATTAAGGTTTTACCGGGAGTGTCCGATTCCTTTGTTTTGATTACAGCCTCTTCATCAGGTGTTTACATTGCTATCTACGCCCTCACTATGATTGCTCACTTGAAATACAGAAAATCAAAAGAATTTATGGCAGATGGTTATCTAATGCCAGCTTACAAATTTCTCAACCCACTCACCTTACTCTTCTTTGCTTTTGTATTTGTCACGCTCTTTTTACAAAAGTCAACTGTTGTGGGTGCTATCGGATCAGCCATCTGGATAGTTGGATTTGGAATGTACAGCCAATGGAAGTTTAAATCAAAATAA